Proteins from a genomic interval of Pseudomonas sp. RC10:
- a CDS encoding LysR substrate-binding domain-containing protein — protein MQIDEELTLKKLEIFLAFMRTGNLARAAAELQTSTVSVHRAIHSLENALRCPLFKHEGRNLTPLESAYVLEERAQKLVQDVLSTVEQTRAAAGFSAARFKLGALYSLTVKTVPQLIMGLKLRRSELNIDLILGSNIDLFFKLKNMEVDAILVSLNESVSDPDCEQLPLFSDDIFLATPADSPFAQQAEVDLADLREMTFITLTQGFATHRDGTRVFEQAGFEPKVAMQVNDIFTLLSMVSSGVGYALLPGRIAAVYENRVRLIPLQARYRMQQHIGLVFLKARERDPNLLALLAECRMYSNRLEQG, from the coding sequence ATGCAGATCGACGAAGAACTGACCCTCAAGAAGCTGGAGATTTTTCTGGCGTTCATGCGCACCGGCAATCTAGCCCGCGCCGCTGCGGAGTTGCAGACCAGCACCGTCAGCGTTCACCGGGCAATTCACTCGCTGGAAAACGCCTTGCGCTGCCCGCTGTTCAAACACGAGGGGCGCAACCTGACGCCGCTGGAAAGCGCCTACGTGCTGGAAGAAAGGGCGCAAAAGCTGGTGCAGGACGTGTTGAGCACGGTTGAACAGACGCGCGCGGCGGCAGGGTTTTCGGCGGCGCGGTTTAAGCTGGGCGCGCTGTATTCGTTAACGGTGAAGACTGTGCCGCAGCTGATCATGGGCCTGAAGCTCCGCCGCAGCGAGCTGAATATCGACCTGATTCTGGGATCGAACATCGACCTGTTCTTCAAGTTGAAGAACATGGAAGTGGACGCGATTCTGGTGTCGCTGAACGAAAGCGTCAGCGACCCGGATTGCGAGCAATTGCCGCTGTTTTCCGACGACATTTTCCTCGCCACCCCTGCTGATTCGCCGTTTGCGCAACAGGCGGAAGTGGACCTCGCTGACCTGCGGGAAATGACGTTCATCACCCTGACCCAAGGCTTCGCCACTCACCGCGACGGCACGCGAGTGTTCGAACAGGCGGGTTTTGAGCCGAAGGTGGCGATGCAAGTGAACGACATCTTCACGCTGCTGAGCATGGTCAGTTCAGGAGTCGGGTACGCGTTGCTGCCGGGGCGAATTGCAGCTGTCTATGAAAACCGCGTGCGCCTGATACCGCTGCAAGCGCGTTACCGCATGCAGCAGCACATTGGGTTGGTGTTCCTCAAAGCCCGTGAGCGCGACCCGAATCTGCTGGCGTTGCTGGCGGAATGCCGGATGTATTCGAATCGGCTGGAGCAGGGTTAG
- a CDS encoding hemolysin III family protein: MYYGEKFNAWTHLVGAVLASIGAVWLLVIASLAGDVWKIVSVAVYGVALVMLYSASTVYHSVRGRAKVIMQKVDHFSIYLLIAGSYTPFCLVTLRGPWGWTLFGIVWGLAVIGILQEIKPRSEARVMSIVIYAVMGWIVLVAVKPLMAALGTAGFTWLALGGVLYTVGIIFFAYDKRFRHWHGIWHLFVIAGSLLHFVAITRYVL, from the coding sequence ATGTACTACGGAGAGAAATTCAACGCCTGGACCCACCTGGTGGGTGCGGTGCTGGCGTCCATCGGTGCGGTCTGGTTGTTGGTGATCGCAAGCCTTGCCGGTGATGTGTGGAAGATCGTCAGTGTCGCGGTCTATGGCGTGGCGCTGGTGATGTTGTACAGCGCGTCGACCGTTTATCACAGTGTTCGGGGGCGGGCGAAGGTGATCATGCAGAAGGTGGATCACTTTTCGATCTACCTGCTGATCGCGGGGAGTTACACGCCGTTTTGCCTGGTGACTTTGCGCGGGCCGTGGGGCTGGACGCTGTTCGGCATCGTTTGGGGGCTGGCGGTGATCGGCATCCTTCAGGAAATCAAACCCCGCTCAGAGGCGCGGGTCATGTCCATCGTGATTTACGCGGTGATGGGCTGGATTGTGTTGGTGGCGGTGAAACCCCTGATGGCCGCGCTGGGTACGGCAGGGTTTACCTGGCTGGCGCTGGGCGGCGTGCTGTACACCGTGGGGATTATTTTCTTTGCCTACGACAAGCGCTTTCGGCATTGGCACGGCATCTGGCATCTGTTTGTGATTGCCGGGAGTTTGCTGCATTTTGTGGCGATCACGCGCTACGTGCTTTGA
- a CDS encoding 16S rRNA (uracil(1498)-N(3))-methyltransferase translates to MRLSRFFIDATLSIGEHELPEAQAHYIGRVLRMAEGDAVQLFDGSGQEFRATLVEVGKKRVRVQVTESFAGLAESTLQIHLGQGLSRGERMDWAIQKATELGVTQITPIVSERCEVRLKDERAEKRQAHWQQIAISACEQCGRSVVPVVNPPVTLSDWLKHTEADLKLVLHPVAEPLVSHEKPGTLAFLIGPEGGLNDAEVDQAQDAGFHAARLGPRVLRTETAPVVALSVAQHLWGDF, encoded by the coding sequence ATGAGACTCTCCCGCTTTTTCATCGACGCCACCCTGAGCATCGGTGAGCACGAACTCCCCGAAGCCCAGGCCCATTACATCGGCCGAGTGTTGCGCATGGCCGAGGGCGATGCGGTGCAACTGTTCGACGGCTCAGGCCAGGAGTTTCGTGCCACATTGGTGGAAGTCGGCAAGAAGCGGGTCCGCGTTCAGGTGACCGAAAGCTTCGCGGGCCTCGCCGAATCGACCTTGCAGATTCACCTAGGCCAAGGCCTGTCTCGCGGCGAGCGCATGGATTGGGCGATTCAGAAAGCCACCGAATTGGGCGTCACGCAGATCACCCCCATCGTCAGCGAGCGCTGTGAAGTGCGCCTCAAGGATGAGCGCGCCGAGAAACGTCAGGCGCACTGGCAACAAATTGCGATCAGCGCTTGCGAGCAATGCGGGCGTTCCGTGGTGCCGGTGGTCAACCCGCCGGTCACCCTGAGCGACTGGCTCAAGCACACCGAAGCCGACCTGAAGCTGGTCTTGCACCCGGTGGCCGAACCGCTGGTAAGTCATGAAAAGCCGGGCACGCTGGCGTTTCTGATCGGCCCGGAAGGGGGATTGAACGACGCGGAAGTGGATCAGGCGCAAGACGCCGGTTTCCACGCCGCCCGCCTCGGCCCGCGCGTGCTGCGCACCGAGACCGCGCCAGTCGTCGCGTTGAGCGTGGCGCAGCATTTGTGGGGGGATTTTTAA
- a CDS encoding adenosylmethionine--8-amino-7-oxononanoate transaminase: MGLNNDWMQRDLKVLWHPCTQMKDHENLPLIPIKRGEGVWLEDFEGKRYLDAVSSWWVNVFGHANPRINQRIKDQVDQLEHVILAGFSHQPVIELSERLVAMTPEGLTRCFYADNGSSCIEVALKMSFHYWLNRGKPEKKRYVTLTNSYHGETVAAMSVGDVPLFTETYKALLLDTIKVPSPDCYHRPEGVSWEEHTRTMFAVMEQTLADNHDTVAAVIIEPLIQGAGGMRMYDPIYLKLLREACDRYGVHLIHDEIAVGFGRTGTMFACEQAGIRPDFLCLSKALTGGYLPLAACLTTDDVYSAFYDDYPTLRAFLHSHSYTGNPLACAAALATLDIFEQDNVIENNKALAQRMKTATAHLVDHPNVAEVRQTGMALAIEMVQDKATKTAYPWQERRGLKVFEHALTRGALLRPLGSVVYFLPPYVITPEQIDFLAEVASEGIDIATRSSISVAVRENFHPDFRDPG; the protein is encoded by the coding sequence ATGGGCCTTAATAACGACTGGATGCAGCGCGACCTCAAGGTGTTATGGCACCCCTGCACCCAGATGAAAGACCATGAAAACCTGCCGCTGATCCCGATCAAACGGGGTGAAGGGGTGTGGCTGGAAGACTTCGAAGGCAAGCGTTACCTCGACGCCGTCAGTTCGTGGTGGGTCAACGTGTTCGGCCACGCCAACCCGCGCATCAATCAGCGCATCAAGGATCAGGTCGACCAGCTGGAACACGTGATCCTCGCCGGTTTCAGTCATCAGCCGGTGATCGAGCTCTCCGAGCGCCTCGTCGCCATGACGCCCGAGGGCTTGACCCGCTGCTTCTACGCCGACAACGGCTCGTCCTGCATCGAAGTCGCGTTGAAAATGAGCTTTCACTACTGGCTCAATCGCGGCAAGCCGGAAAAGAAACGCTACGTCACCCTGACCAACAGTTATCACGGCGAAACCGTAGCCGCGATGTCGGTGGGCGATGTGCCGCTGTTCACTGAAACCTACAAGGCGCTGCTGCTGGACACCATCAAGGTGCCAAGCCCGGACTGCTATCACCGGCCTGAGGGCGTGAGCTGGGAAGAACACACCCGCACGATGTTCGCGGTGATGGAACAGACGTTGGCGGACAACCATGACACCGTCGCGGCAGTGATCATCGAGCCGCTGATCCAGGGCGCGGGCGGCATGCGTATGTACGACCCGATCTACCTCAAGCTGCTGCGTGAGGCCTGCGATCGCTACGGCGTGCACCTGATTCATGACGAGATCGCGGTAGGTTTCGGTCGCACCGGGACGATGTTTGCCTGTGAGCAAGCCGGTATTCGTCCGGACTTCCTGTGCCTGTCAAAAGCCCTGACCGGCGGTTACCTGCCGCTGGCAGCGTGCCTGACCACCGATGACGTCTACAGCGCGTTTTACGATGACTACCCGACCCTGCGCGCCTTCCTGCACTCGCACAGCTACACCGGCAACCCGCTGGCCTGCGCCGCAGCCCTGGCGACGCTGGACATCTTCGAGCAGGACAACGTCATCGAGAACAACAAGGCGCTGGCCCAGCGCATGAAAACCGCGACGGCGCACCTGGTGGATCACCCGAACGTCGCCGAAGTACGCCAGACCGGGATGGCGCTCGCCATCGAGATGGTGCAGGACAAGGCCACCAAAACGGCCTATCCGTGGCAGGAACGTCGCGGCCTGAAAGTCTTCGAGCACGCCCTGACCCGTGGCGCGCTGCTGCGACCGCTGGGGAGCGTGGTGTATTTCCTGCCGCCGTACGTGATCACGCCAGAACAGATCGACTTCCTCGCCGAAGTTGCCAGCGAGGGCATCGACATCGCGACCCGCAGCAGCATCAGCGTGGCGGTGCGTGAGAACTTCCATCCGGATTTTCGTGATCCGGGTTGA
- a CDS encoding flavin monoamine oxidase family protein encodes MLSGWLRACALVMVGLVSASALAVDKPHTAIVVGGGLAGLTAAYELQNKGWQVTLLEAKPTVGGRSGLAGSEWIGNAKAQPVLNQYLERFKLSPVPAPEFVRTPGYLIEGEYFSAADLATKQPATAEAIKRYEAALDDMARSITDPLNPAANSTLFALDQINVANWLDRLALPPTARQLINQQIRTRYDEPSRLSLLYFAQQARVSRDIDDRDRRAARLPGGSAVLAEAFVKQLKVIKTNSPVSAINQDKDGVTVKVGSVGYEAEYVVLAVPLRALSKITLTPALDAQHQGAIKSTNYGWHDQIMLKFKTPVWDSKARMSGEIYSNTGLGMLWIEPALKGGANAVINLSGDNARIMQAFGDKQMVDQVLIRLHAFYPQARGAFTGYEIRRSSVDPSTGGAYLAFGPGQISKYWRLWEKPLQRVAFAGEHTDSLYPGTLEGALRTGQRAASQVQDLAAGKSFEPVKVAPPKAPEPAKESSGGIGGFFSNMFGGSKPEPKPAEKAPEPAPAPAPAPAPAPVTPPPAPVVEPAKPAEPAKKAPAKKEPAKKEPAKKAPAKPASTHKAPAKADAAKKAPAKPATDKTAAPATDSKN; translated from the coding sequence ATGCTTTCTGGTTGGCTGCGCGCCTGTGCGCTGGTGATGGTTGGGCTGGTCAGCGCTTCGGCGCTCGCTGTGGATAAACCCCATACGGCCATCGTGGTCGGTGGCGGTCTTGCAGGTCTGACGGCGGCCTACGAGCTGCAAAACAAAGGCTGGCAAGTCACGTTGCTGGAAGCCAAACCCACGGTCGGTGGTCGATCTGGCTTGGCGGGCAGTGAGTGGATCGGCAATGCCAAGGCGCAGCCGGTGCTCAATCAGTACCTGGAGCGCTTCAAGCTCAGTCCTGTGCCTGCGCCAGAGTTCGTGCGCACGCCGGGTTATCTGATCGAAGGCGAGTATTTCTCCGCTGCCGATTTGGCCACCAAACAACCCGCGACTGCCGAAGCGATCAAGCGCTACGAAGCGGCGCTGGACGACATGGCGCGCTCGATCACCGACCCTCTGAACCCGGCCGCCAACAGCACGCTGTTTGCGCTGGACCAGATCAACGTCGCCAACTGGCTCGACCGTCTGGCCCTCCCGCCAACGGCTCGTCAATTGATCAATCAGCAGATTCGTACACGCTATGACGAGCCTTCGCGCCTGTCGTTGCTGTACTTCGCACAGCAGGCCCGGGTGAGTCGCGATATCGATGACCGCGACCGCCGTGCGGCCCGTCTGCCGGGTGGCAGTGCGGTGTTGGCCGAGGCGTTCGTCAAACAGCTGAAAGTGATCAAGACCAACTCGCCGGTTTCGGCCATCAACCAGGACAAAGACGGCGTGACCGTCAAAGTCGGTTCGGTGGGTTACGAGGCGGAGTATGTGGTGCTTGCGGTGCCGCTGCGCGCATTGAGCAAAATCACATTGACCCCGGCGCTGGATGCTCAGCATCAGGGCGCGATCAAGAGCACCAACTACGGCTGGCATGACCAGATCATGCTCAAGTTCAAGACTCCGGTCTGGGACAGCAAGGCCCGCATGTCCGGCGAAATCTACAGCAACACCGGACTGGGCATGCTCTGGATCGAGCCTGCTTTGAAGGGCGGCGCCAATGCCGTGATCAATCTGTCTGGCGACAATGCGCGCATCATGCAGGCCTTCGGCGACAAACAGATGGTGGATCAGGTGCTGATCCGTCTGCACGCTTTCTACCCTCAGGCGCGCGGTGCATTCACCGGTTACGAAATCCGTCGCTCCAGCGTCGATCCTTCCACGGGCGGTGCCTACCTGGCATTCGGCCCTGGCCAGATCAGCAAGTACTGGCGTCTGTGGGAAAAGCCGTTGCAACGCGTAGCTTTTGCTGGCGAGCACACCGACAGCCTGTACCCGGGCACGTTGGAAGGCGCGCTGCGTACCGGTCAGCGTGCGGCCAGCCAAGTACAGGATCTGGCAGCCGGCAAATCGTTCGAACCTGTGAAAGTCGCCCCACCGAAGGCACCTGAGCCTGCGAAAGAAAGCAGCGGCGGCATCGGCGGCTTCTTCTCCAACATGTTCGGCGGTTCCAAACCAGAGCCGAAACCGGCCGAAAAAGCGCCAGAGCCTGCTCCTGCGCCAGCCCCTGCCCCGGCTCCAGCGCCTGTCACGCCGCCGCCTGCGCCGGTGGTCGAGCCCGCCAAACCTGCCGAGCCTGCGAAAAAGGCTCCGGCGAAGAAAGAACCGGCTAAAAAGGAGCCTGCGAAAAAGGCCCCTGCGAAGCCAGCTTCCACCCACAAGGCACCTGCCAAAGCCGATGCCGCGAAGAAGGCCCCGGCCAAACCTGCCACCGACAAAACGGCAGCCCCGGCAACGGACAGCAAAAACTGA
- a CDS encoding cytochrome b yields MQLRNSSSRYGWVSIVLHWGVALTVFGMFALGLWMVGLGYYDTWRKAGPDLHKSIGITLFLFMLIRVVWRLISPPPPSPHNHSQFVRIAAKLGHAFLYLDLFLVMFAGYLISTAEGVGIPVFGLFEVPALISGLPDQADVAGEVHLYLAWTLVIFAGLHGLAALKHHFIDRDATLIRMLGRKA; encoded by the coding sequence ATGCAGTTACGCAACTCTTCTTCTCGATATGGCTGGGTCAGCATCGTTTTGCATTGGGGTGTCGCGCTGACTGTGTTCGGGATGTTTGCCTTGGGTTTGTGGATGGTCGGTCTCGGCTACTACGACACTTGGCGTAAAGCGGGACCTGATCTGCACAAGAGCATCGGTATCACGCTGTTTCTCTTTATGCTGATCCGCGTGGTCTGGCGTCTCATCAGCCCGCCACCGCCGTCACCGCATAATCACAGCCAGTTCGTGCGTATCGCTGCCAAACTGGGGCACGCGTTCCTTTATCTGGACCTGTTCCTGGTGATGTTTGCCGGTTACCTGATCTCCACCGCCGAAGGCGTCGGGATACCGGTGTTTGGATTGTTTGAAGTGCCTGCGCTGATCAGCGGACTGCCCGACCAGGCGGACGTGGCTGGCGAAGTGCACCTGTATCTGGCCTGGACGCTGGTGATTTTTGCGGGACTCCACGGGCTGGCCGCCTTGAAGCATCACTTCATTGATCGTGATGCCACGCTCATTCGCATGCTGGGCCGCAAGGCCTGA
- a CDS encoding YceI family protein: MLKKTFAALALGTALLSAGQVMAADYTIDKEGQHAFIDFKISHLGYSFIHGTFKDWSGNFSFDAAKPEDSKISIDIKTASVDTNHAERNKHISSKDFLDVATYPDAKFVSTSVKSTGKNADGKDTADVTGDLTLHGVTKPVVIKATFNGEGKDPWGGYRAGFSGTTTIKRSDFGKMMDLGPQSDTVTFDISFEGVKAK; the protein is encoded by the coding sequence ATGTTGAAAAAGACTTTTGCTGCACTGGCTCTGGGTACCGCTCTGCTGTCGGCCGGTCAGGTCATGGCGGCTGACTACACCATCGACAAAGAAGGCCAGCACGCCTTCATCGATTTCAAGATCAGCCACCTGGGCTACAGCTTCATCCACGGTACGTTCAAGGACTGGAGCGGTAACTTCAGCTTTGACGCTGCCAAGCCTGAAGACAGCAAAATCAGCATCGACATCAAAACCGCCAGCGTTGACACCAACCACGCTGAGCGTAACAAGCACATCAGCAGCAAGGACTTCCTGGACGTCGCGACCTACCCGGACGCCAAGTTCGTGTCCACCAGCGTCAAGTCGACTGGCAAGAATGCTGACGGCAAAGACACAGCTGACGTAACTGGCGACCTGACCCTGCACGGCGTCACCAAGCCTGTCGTCATCAAGGCAACCTTCAACGGCGAAGGCAAGGATCCATGGGGCGGCTACCGTGCAGGCTTCAGCGGTACCACCACCATCAAGCGTTCTGATTTCGGCAAGATGATGGACCTGGGTCCACAGTCTGACACCGTCACCTTCGACATCTCGTTCGAAGGCGTCAAAGCCAAGTAA
- a CDS encoding DEAD/DEAH box helicase, translating to MSFASLGLSEALVSAIEAAGYTQPTPVQQRAIPAVLQGRDLMVAAQTGTGKTGGFALPILERLFPAGHPDKSQRHGPRQPRVLVLTPTRELAAQVHDSFKIYAKNLKFVSACIFGGVGMNPQVQAMARGVDVLVACPGRLLDLAGQGSVDLSHVEILVLDEADRMLDMGFVHDVKKVLARLPAKRQNLLFSATFSADITALAGKLLHNPERIEVTPPNTTVERIEQRVFRLPANHKRSLLAHLITQGAWEQVLVFTRTKHGANRLAEYLDKHGLSAVAIHGNKSQNARTKALADFKAGTVRIMVATDIAARGLDIDQLPHVVNFELPNVDEDYVHRIGRTGRAGRTGEAISLVAPDEEKLLKSIERMTKQKIADGDLMGFDINAVEAEKPEVRERPDVRNPRNARGPRGDGPNGGGGGGGRKDKGKDKGKEKPAAAAASGERPARPARQQKPRQGTPSNEARSAQQPPAPRADRAPDEFLDDEVDNFGNRADYVSPYQGKNQQGRNRRPGAPATGAAPAARGQAPGRSGPRSGSGGGASTGAAAGAGAPAKRSGPRNGSGRDGQARREDQPRNRRPARDDQQPARQEPAVRGPRDGQPGPKIMHKESKSDRFPSAELLDQLPSRPRGEKPALLTRNREG from the coding sequence ATGTCCTTTGCTTCCCTCGGTCTCTCCGAGGCTTTAGTCAGCGCCATCGAGGCTGCTGGCTATACCCAGCCTACTCCGGTGCAACAGCGGGCCATTCCCGCCGTGTTGCAAGGCCGCGATCTGATGGTCGCCGCTCAGACAGGTACTGGTAAAACCGGCGGTTTCGCCCTCCCGATTCTGGAGCGCCTCTTCCCCGCCGGCCACCCGGACAAATCCCAGCGTCACGGCCCGCGCCAACCACGCGTACTGGTCCTGACCCCAACCCGTGAACTCGCGGCCCAAGTTCACGACAGCTTCAAGATCTACGCCAAGAACCTCAAGTTCGTCAGCGCCTGCATCTTCGGCGGCGTCGGCATGAACCCGCAGGTTCAGGCGATGGCCCGTGGCGTTGATGTCCTCGTCGCCTGCCCGGGTCGCCTGCTGGACCTGGCTGGCCAAGGCAGCGTCGATCTGTCCCACGTCGAAATCCTCGTGCTGGACGAAGCCGACCGCATGCTCGACATGGGCTTCGTTCACGATGTGAAGAAAGTCCTCGCCCGCTTGCCTGCAAAACGCCAGAACCTGCTGTTCTCGGCTACCTTCTCGGCCGACATCACCGCCCTGGCCGGCAAGCTGCTGCATAACCCGGAACGCATCGAAGTCACGCCGCCGAACACTACGGTCGAGCGTATCGAACAACGCGTTTTCCGCCTGCCCGCCAACCATAAGCGTTCGCTGCTGGCGCACCTGATCACTCAGGGTGCGTGGGAACAGGTACTGGTGTTCACCCGTACCAAGCACGGCGCCAACCGTCTGGCCGAGTACCTGGACAAACACGGCTTGAGCGCTGTGGCGATTCACGGCAACAAGAGCCAGAACGCCCGCACCAAAGCGCTGGCCGATTTCAAGGCCGGCACCGTGCGCATCATGGTTGCCACTGACATCGCGGCACGGGGTCTGGACATCGACCAACTGCCTCACGTGGTCAACTTCGAACTGCCGAACGTCGACGAAGACTACGTGCACCGCATTGGCCGTACCGGTCGTGCAGGCCGTACCGGTGAGGCGATCTCTCTCGTGGCGCCGGACGAAGAGAAGCTGCTGAAAAGCATCGAGCGCATGACCAAGCAGAAGATCGCCGACGGTGATCTGATGGGCTTCGACATCAACGCCGTCGAGGCCGAGAAGCCAGAAGTTCGCGAGCGTCCGGACGTGCGCAACCCGCGCAACGCTCGTGGCCCGCGTGGCGACGGTCCGAACGGCGGCGGTGGTGGTGGCGGTCGCAAGGACAAAGGCAAAGACAAGGGCAAGGAAAAACCGGCAGCCGCCGCAGCCTCGGGCGAACGCCCGGCGCGTCCAGCCCGTCAGCAAAAGCCTCGTCAGGGCACGCCGTCCAACGAGGCGCGTTCGGCACAACAGCCACCAGCCCCTCGTGCGGACCGCGCACCGGATGAGTTTCTGGATGACGAAGTCGACAACTTCGGCAACCGCGCTGACTACGTGAGCCCTTATCAAGGCAAGAACCAGCAGGGCCGTAACCGTCGTCCTGGTGCCCCGGCCACTGGCGCAGCTCCGGCAGCGCGTGGTCAGGCACCGGGCCGTAGCGGCCCTCGCAGTGGTTCCGGTGGCGGCGCCAGCACAGGTGCCGCCGCAGGTGCAGGCGCGCCTGCCAAGCGCAGTGGCCCGCGCAACGGTTCCGGTCGTGATGGCCAGGCCCGTCGCGAAGACCAACCACGCAACCGTCGTCCGGCTCGCGACGATCAACAGCCTGCTCGTCAGGAGCCGGCCGTTCGTGGTCCTCGTGACGGCCAGCCCGGCCCGAAGATCATGCACAAAGAGTCCAAGAGCGACCGTTTCCCGTCCGCCGAGCTGCTCGACCAGTTGCCGAGCCGCCCACGGGGTGAGAAACCCGCCCTGCTGACCCGCAACCGCGAAGGTTAA
- a CDS encoding transporter substrate-binding domain-containing protein, with translation MPLAFRLLFAALLACLSFSAMGEKIRIVTEPWAPYVMVENGKASGLDYDTTAIVFQRLGIDVQWQFLPWKRCLMMLQQGEADGALDIFRASERDDLLLYPSEPMSDVNWVLFQANARPHPFNSLDDLKGLTVGVSPGYLYSPEFDSSTTFIREPAPSHEANFGKLIRGRIDLLVTDRRLGQQMLDQLKLRDQVSQLPTVLSTREQFLAVRRNAGMDLLVQRFGAELKRFKREPAYAQLVAHYTGETLQTSQHSPTVSSAISVEKTVEQHERSAL, from the coding sequence ATGCCTCTAGCCTTCCGCCTATTGTTCGCTGCCCTCCTCGCCTGCCTGAGTTTCAGCGCAATGGGTGAGAAGATTCGCATCGTCACCGAGCCGTGGGCCCCCTATGTGATGGTGGAAAACGGGAAGGCGTCTGGTCTGGACTACGACACTACGGCCATCGTCTTTCAACGACTGGGGATCGACGTGCAGTGGCAGTTCCTGCCCTGGAAGCGCTGTCTGATGATGCTCCAGCAAGGCGAAGCCGATGGCGCGCTGGATATCTTCAGGGCCAGCGAGCGCGACGATTTGCTGCTCTACCCCAGCGAGCCGATGTCCGACGTCAACTGGGTGCTGTTTCAAGCCAACGCCCGCCCGCACCCTTTTAACAGCCTCGACGACCTCAAGGGACTGACGGTGGGCGTTTCGCCGGGCTACCTGTATTCGCCTGAATTCGACAGCTCGACGACCTTTATCCGCGAGCCCGCCCCCAGTCACGAAGCGAACTTCGGCAAGCTGATTCGGGGACGCATCGACCTGCTGGTGACCGATCGCAGACTGGGCCAGCAGATGCTCGACCAACTCAAGCTCCGGGATCAGGTCAGCCAATTGCCCACTGTATTGAGCACGCGAGAGCAATTTCTTGCAGTACGCCGTAACGCAGGCATGGATTTGCTGGTACAACGTTTCGGTGCCGAGTTGAAACGCTTCAAGCGCGAGCCGGCGTATGCGCAATTGGTGGCGCACTACACCGGGGAAACGTTGCAGACGTCACAGCATTCTCCGACAGTTTCGTCAGCGATCAGCGTAGAAAAAACCGTTGAGCAGCATGAACGCAGCGCGTTGTGA
- the metF gene encoding methylenetetrahydrofolate reductase [NAD(P)H], whose translation MSQDRRYSFEFFPTKTDAGHEKLLATARTLAGYNPDFFSCTYGAGGSTRDRTINTVLQLEKEVNIPAAPHLSCVGDSKADLRGLLTQYQEAGISRIVALRGDLPSGMGMASGELRHANDLVSFIREETGSHFHIEVAAYPEMHPQARNFEDDLKNFVRKANAGADSAITQYFFNADSYFYFVERVQKMGVSIPVVPGIMPITNYSKLARFSDACGAEIPRWIRKQLEAYGDDSASIQAFGEQVITEMCDRLLQGGAPGLHFYTLNQAEPSLAIWNNLQLPR comes from the coding sequence ATGTCCCAAGACCGTCGCTACAGCTTCGAGTTCTTCCCCACGAAGACCGACGCTGGTCATGAAAAACTGCTTGCCACCGCTCGTACGCTGGCTGGCTATAACCCTGACTTCTTCTCCTGCACTTACGGTGCCGGTGGGTCCACGCGCGACCGCACGATCAACACCGTGCTGCAGCTGGAAAAAGAAGTGAACATTCCCGCCGCCCCGCATTTGTCGTGCGTCGGCGACAGCAAGGCCGATTTGCGTGGCCTGTTGACTCAGTACCAGGAGGCGGGCATCAGCCGTATCGTTGCCCTGCGCGGCGACCTGCCATCCGGCATGGGCATGGCCAGCGGCGAGCTGCGTCACGCCAACGATCTGGTGAGTTTCATCCGCGAAGAAACTGGCAGCCACTTCCACATCGAGGTCGCCGCTTACCCGGAAATGCACCCGCAAGCGCGCAACTTCGAAGACGATTTGAAGAACTTCGTGCGCAAGGCCAATGCCGGTGCCGACAGCGCCATCACCCAGTACTTCTTCAACGCCGACAGCTATTTCTACTTCGTCGAGCGCGTGCAGAAGATGGGCGTGAGCATTCCGGTGGTGCCAGGGATCATGCCGATCACCAACTACAGCAAACTGGCGCGTTTTTCCGACGCGTGCGGTGCTGAAATCCCACGCTGGATTCGCAAGCAACTCGAAGCCTACGGCGACGACTCGGCGAGCATTCAGGCCTTCGGCGAACAGGTCATCACTGAGATGTGTGACCGCTTGTTGCAAGGCGGAGCCCCGGGTTTGCACTTCTACACGCTGAATCAGGCCGAACCGAGCCTCGCCATCTGGAATAACCTGCAACTGCCCCGCTAA